The proteins below come from a single Pirellulales bacterium genomic window:
- a CDS encoding IS110 family transposase: MNAATLGIDIGKRFFHVVGLDEIGRVVFREKLTREPLHQLFATHPKCVMAMETCCGAQHLGRKASEHGHDVRLIPAQHVRPFVKSQKNDFNDATALAEVARMPSMRAVPLRSIEQIDVQAFHRARQRLIEQRNGMTSQIRGLLLDRGVTIAQGLYPLRTAVPSILADADNQLTPAFRQLLASLLAMFRQTEAALEELTEYLRGLGRESDTCRRLQTIPGIGPLVATALVSAVGNASAFRTSRDLSAWIGLVPRQHTTGGKPRLMGITKRGNTYLRRLFVQGARALWVWKDKRNDPLHVWIRSLASRMHPHVAVCALANKLVRICWALLRHNEQVFLHDAAAQRV; encoded by the coding sequence CTTTTTTCATGTTGTTGGGCTGGATGAAATTGGTAGAGTTGTGTTTCGAGAGAAACTGACTCGGGAGCCTTTACACCAGCTTTTTGCCACACATCCCAAGTGCGTCATGGCCATGGAGACCTGCTGTGGTGCACAGCATCTGGGGCGTAAGGCTTCCGAGCATGGCCACGACGTTCGCCTGATACCCGCGCAACACGTACGGCCATTCGTAAAGTCGCAAAAGAACGATTTTAACGACGCCACCGCACTGGCCGAAGTCGCCCGGATGCCCAGCATGCGCGCAGTCCCACTGCGATCGATCGAGCAGATCGATGTCCAGGCCTTCCATCGGGCACGACAGCGGCTTATTGAGCAACGTAACGGCATGACCAGTCAAATCAGAGGATTATTGCTTGACCGTGGCGTGACGATTGCACAAGGCCTGTACCCTCTTCGTACCGCTGTTCCAAGCATTCTAGCGGATGCGGATAATCAACTTACGCCGGCCTTCCGGCAGCTGCTGGCATCGTTGCTGGCGATGTTTCGGCAGACTGAAGCGGCGCTCGAGGAACTCACCGAGTATTTGAGGGGTCTTGGCCGAGAAAGCGACACCTGCCGTCGACTCCAGACGATTCCCGGCATCGGCCCCTTAGTTGCCACCGCCCTGGTTTCGGCGGTTGGCAACGCCAGTGCATTTCGTACATCGAGAGATCTCTCTGCTTGGATAGGACTTGTACCACGCCAACACACCACCGGCGGTAAGCCGCGATTAATGGGCATTACCAAGCGCGGCAATACCTACCTGCGACGGCTGTTCGTGCAGGGAGCTCGAGCGCTGTGGGTGTGGAAGGACAAACGGAACGACCCCTTGCATGTCTGGATTCGAAGTCTGGCCTCGCGTATGCATCCCCACGTTGCAGTGTGCGCGCTGGCGAACAAACTGGTCCGCATCTGCTGGGCTCTCTTGCGCCACAATGAGCAAGTCTTTCTGCACGATGCGGCAGCTCAAAGAGTTTGA